Genomic segment of Populus nigra chromosome 14, ddPopNigr1.1, whole genome shotgun sequence:
ACAATATGCTTTGATTTGATTACAGTGCTCGACTTTTGTCTTTTCTAGGAAAAGAATGAGATAAAGAATTCTCACCAGAGATCAACATATGCAAGCCATCATAAACAAAAGGAACCTGTTCTCAACATGATGAAATGGAAACCATTTCCAAGAGTATATACATCGAAGACTTAATGACTTGGTATTGGATCAAGCAACCTCAATGCTGCTTCCAGGTGATGTCAACAAGTCCTGCCCGTTTCTATAAGACCTCACTATAGTTTCAAAAGTTTCGGAAATCATCAACCATATCAGAGGAACCACTTAGTTGCCTAAGGTCAGACCGGTGAACTGAGCCTCTTTTTCCTTTCCAAGAATTGTTTGATTTAGAGTCGATGCGCACTGTCTTGGCTGAGTAGCAGTGTCGAACAACGATTTGGTGACTTTGTGTCTCCGTTCTATTACTGCCTTGGATATTCACAGACAATGTAGCTTCCTTGTCTCGTGTGTCGTCGGACCACCAGTTTTGTGGGATTCCATCAACTAACTCTTCTAAGGAACGGAAATCTTCATGATGTACTGCGACCTCCACGAAGTGGTCTTGTTTAATTATGCCTGCTGCTGGTGTTACCTATATCCAGACACAGGAAAGAAGCTACTTCAGAATGAAACGAAAAGTTTCATTTGAATCAGATATGGAAAGAGTGGTTGAAAACAAAAGGTATATAGGCTGAAGAGGGGAATAAAAGATTCAGATAGTATGAAGGTAAACTCTTCAAGATTAATAGTTACAGAAGATCATTCTGGATGAAATGTCCTTGTTACGTTGCCAGCCAACTTGCTGGCCGTGCATGGACTGATACTGCAGTGTGGCTTGGGTTCAGGgcatttaattttacaatctgATTCTATAAACTTgtatcaagtttaaaaaatagtaaattacCTCGAGCCATCTTGGAAAGCCTAACAAACCCCGTGAATGATAAGTGTTTTCCTCTCTGTCGTCGCTGACAGTGCACACACCTTCGCAGGTAATTCTGAATATGGCTTTTTCCTCAACATCCTTGTTGGTGATTCGAAAGACGACTGTGTCCTGGCTTTGAAGGCAGATGTTGTTGGTGCTTATAGCAGTTTCTGGCACATGAGCTAATTGTTCGAGGATAGACCTTACTTTCTCATTAGACCTGATCACTTCTCCAAATTCTTGTCTCCTCACTGATCTATCAACATGGGCAACTTGAACATGGAACTTGCAGCGGACAGGTTTGTGATCACTCTCTATGACATCCATGCAAGCTTCATACCTTTTgaacatgaaaatcaaatatcagAGCTATTCAGAATTGCTTGTAAGGGGGAAGGGAAGCATCAAAATTATCCTACTGTGAAACCTACTGTATAATTGATGAGACTACAGGGCAGTCTAAACTGCAATAAGACACTGGAGCTGATCGATTGTCACGGTATATTATCCTGTCACACCAAGCTGGAATGCGTTTTTTCTCCCCGGAATCGTATCCTGTGGATAATACACATGGTAAAAATTCTACGTTGAATGATATATCAGAATATTTTGCTTAATAAAAAGGAATAAGAATTCAGAGGCAAACTCAATCAAGGTAATCTGTTTAAGATTTTCAAACAAGCTTAAGCTCATTTCCAGTACTGTGAACCGTCTTAACTAAAGGGATGCCAAAACTTCTACCATTTCTGCGAAATTTTACCTGCTAAACCTGGTTGGTGTCTTGCAAACTTATAAGTAGGAGGGAATGCAATGACTGCCTCACGCATTCCTTGAAAAACTTTCCCTGCCTGCATCTCTGCTCTGAGCTGATCCTTTTCTCTAAGCCAATCAAAGCTTCTTTGTGAAACAAAGTCTCTTGCTTCATCATATGATATACCAAAAAGCCGATAATTAAAATCACCAAGAAACACCACCATATCTGCTTCAGCTAAATCAAGCCTGGATTCTTCATGGGTTGTACTTGCAGCCTGTGAAGCCCCAATACCTTGTAACTCATAGGTCATGCCCAATAAAGATTATCCTAGAAACTATAAAAGGGTCATTAGAACGTACATGAGTACCCTTAACCGTGTGACTGGCAGTTGAGACACCAGCTGCAATAGATAGGACCAGTGGGAAGCCAGAAACATAAagcatccaaaataaaaatgtggAGAAGGCAAGAACGCAACACAAAAACAGGAATCGCACCATACCAGCTGCCGTAACATTTGATGACCGACCAAAGGCCATGTTTCGAAAAATATGATCAAAATCAGCATTGCGCCGATTGACTGCTTCCAAATGTGCAGCCAAGTGACAGTTAACAAAGCACATTATCCTGTCAAGAACTCTAATTCTCAAACCTACACCTCCCTGCAAGGACAGATTAGTCAGCAATGCCAAAAAAATGGCGCACAGCAAATGAAATGGTTTTATATTGGCGATAAAGCACTGTGAAGATAGAAATACGGACCTTATTACCAATTGCACGTCCAAAGCCACATGGAACTGCTGCAGCATCAACATCACCAACATGTTTTCTGAGATTCTTTCTTACCCTAATTGAGAACTCAAAATATCAGATGTAATAAACTATAAAAGTGATGATCCTTAGGGCACGAAGACAGGATTAAGATGATACTTCAAAGGAAGGAAATACTAACTGGGAGCTTTCTCGTGAAAATAACAGGTTAAATATGAAACACACATTAAAGTTCAATTTCTTACCAAAGAGATATGAGCAAGCCTGCAAGCTGCCTGGAACCCATACGTTCAAAAGTCTTTCCTTCATCTAAGGCTTTTCCTATATTGTCCAGCCACCAGTGCCCAATGGCACTCCCTTCAAGTCCTACCTAAAAACAAGCAGCAAACAAAATAATGTGCAGAACAACATAGAAAAAATCCAGAGTGTTGATTTTTCTAAACTCTAGGATGTTTATCTGGAATCAATATTTGTGATTAAACAACTAAGAATTCACTCaagcatctctctctctctctctgcgtGTATTCATTGTACACTATCTTTTCATGATCCATTCCAATGAAAGTAAACCAACTTGATCTTACAGTTTCTTTTGCTGCAGACATGGCAAGAAAACCCGCACCCATCTCTACTTCTTGTAACCCAACAACAATAATGCCGACGTCTGATGCAGCAGAACCTAACCATGCTTTAAGGGCGTGCTGGGATGCTCTTCCTTGACCGACATTCCATGTACCAACTAAAATTCTGAAACTGTTCCGTCTTGTATACTCTAGTTCTCTCGATGCCACTTCTGATCGTATTATGCTGTCAATAGGTCCTGGGGATGCAATACTCCATCCACGTATGCCACCATGATTTGCCAGGCTAAAAACATATCCATTTCCGACAGCCATTTTTAGCACAGGATTACTGTGAGCAACCCATGCAGAAATCATTTTCCCCTCCAGGTCCAATACTTGGATCATACCGCTCACATAGCCAACATATACCAGTGTTCCGAAAGTGCAAAAACATTGAACAGCAGAAGAATGATGACTGAATTCTTGTAAACGATTTCCATTCCCATCCCACTGCACAAGAAGGCCATCGGAACATCCAGTCCAGATCATTCCATCAATAGTCAGCACTAGTGCTTCTGTTCTCTTGGTATCGTCTACAAATGCTCCTGCTCCCCTGGTTGCAACTCGGCGAACAGCGTCTGCTGCTCCCATTATAGCATTACGTGAACGTTGCAGAAAGCCCCCGGATTTCTCCTTTTTTGATTGGTGTACAAATTTTACCTTCATCTCATCTTCTACTGGCTGATCTTGCTGTTGCACTGACGGCAGTTCAGCTCGATTCTCAATTTGGCCCTCGGTATTGAATACCTTCACGAGCTCCTTTGTACGAGCATCCCTGCAGAAATGTAATGCTTATAAAGCTTCACGAGTAAAATTTAAGAAACTTGTGGCCGAGGCATAGCCTAATGGCATCCTCAATCCCCCAAAACTGAACATTTATCGAAAAATTTTAAAGAACGCATGACATTCTAGGAAGTTCAGAGAGAAAACAATACCAAATAGAGAAGGAAAGAGGTTGAGCACACCAAATTTTAGCTCTAACATTGTCAGCTAACAAGCACTTTACATCTGAAGAAGATATGCTACAGGCACCATTTATAGTGACTTGGCTCCTGAGGTCAATGCAAGCCCTCTCCACCAATAAAGCAGCCATGTGCTTTTCCTCtgatgaaagagagagagatttctCAATGACATCCCATTGCCAAATCCTAATAATACCATTCTCAGAACCTGACCACAGATCACCTACATGTATCAAAGCACAACAAATTTGAAGTTAGAGCCATGAAAAGCAAAAACATGCCAAATTTATCAAAGGTTTTGGCAAGTATAACAGATAAGAAATTAGTACCAAGAGATGGTAAGTACTCAACAACAACATTAATTGACGACAGTGATTAATCAAAGATcatgaaatgatattaattgaCAATAACTCATGTCTTTCCCTAGAATTTTTGAATCATATTTCAGATGCCATGTCTTAGCCCTACATAACCCCCAAgaacataatttaatattagacTGACATCTAATTACCATTTTCCAAAagcaatataataaaatgaagaaagctGGCTTACCATAAGAACTCATAACTATAGAAAGAACAGGACCCTTATGAGCCTGCCATGA
This window contains:
- the LOC133672466 gene encoding type I inositol polyphosphate 5-phosphatase 13-like isoform X1, giving the protein MPNSSLSLFSVYLPLPLEQHPNVLSSFLLLRILSFRLILLLLLLLLLLLLLLLSTFPTFLLNIYLYLISSIYIYICTPPSSWSSMDHDRNNDIFEDEDKEALQGLSPVPPPPRNIHSYSQQLRATSSGPTAKRHDKGRKHSLDDIPMPVVSESFFDVSSSDDEFFLHSSSPSNTTRSRGASGEDFFVGADDDQLKQFQPLPEFIGNGSGTGIFKYPARSAMHGGRPPCLELRPHPLRETQVGKFLRNIACTDTQLWAGQECGVRFWSFENAYEAGRGLGGRVRRGDEDAAPFYESANTSPTLCLMADSANRLVWSGHKDGKIRSWKMDQHLDDANSHFKEGLSWQAHKGPVLSIVMSSYGDLWSGSENGIIRIWQWDVIEKSLSLSSEEKHMAALLVERACIDLRSQVTINGACSISSSDVKCLLADNVRAKIWCAQPLSFSIWDARTKELVKVFNTEGQIENRAELPSVQQQDQPVEDEMKVKFVHQSKKEKSGGFLQRSRNAIMGAADAVRRVATRGAGAFVDDTKRTEALVLTIDGMIWTGCSDGLLVQWDGNGNRLQEFSHHSSAVQCFCTFGTLVYVGYVSGMIQVLDLEGKMISAWVAHSNPVLKMAVGNGYVFSLANHGGIRGWSIASPGPIDSIIRSEVASRELEYTRRNSFRILVGTWNVGQGRASQHALKAWLGSAASDVGIIVVGLQEVEMGAGFLAMSAAKETVGLEGSAIGHWWLDNIGKALDEGKTFERMGSRQLAGLLISLWVRKNLRKHVGDVDAAAVPCGFGRAIGNKGGVGLRIRVLDRIMCFVNCHLAAHLEAVNRRNADFDHIFRNMAFGRSSNVTAAGMVRFLFLCCVLAFSTFLFWMLYVSGFPLVLSIAAGVSTASHTVKGTHAASTTHEESRLDLAEADMVVFLGDFNYRLFGISYDEARDFVSQRSFDWLREKDQLRAEMQAGKVFQGMREAVIAFPPTYKFARHQPGLAGYDSGEKKRIPAWCDRIIYRDNRSAPVSYCSLDCPVVSSIIQYEACMDVIESDHKPVRCKFHVQVAHVDRSVRRQEFGEVIRSNEKVRSILEQLAHVPETAISTNNICLQSQDTVVFRITNKDVEEKAIFRITCEGVCTVSDDREENTYHSRGLLGFPRWLEVTPAAGIIKQDHFVEVAVHHEDFRSLEELVDGIPQNWWSDDTRDKEATLSVNIQGSNRTETQSHQIVVRHCYSAKTVRIDSKSNNSWKGKRGSVHRSDLRQLSGSSDMVDDFRNF
- the LOC133672466 gene encoding type I inositol polyphosphate 5-phosphatase 13-like isoform X2, translated to MPNSSLSLFSVYLPLPLEQHPNVLSSFLLLRILSFRLILLLLLLLLLLLLLLLSTFPTFLLNIYLYLISSIYIYICTPPSSWSSMDHDRNNDIFEDEDKEALQGLSPVPPPPRNIHSYSQQLRATSSGPTAKRHDKGRKHSLDDIPMPVVSESFFDVSSSDDEFFLHSSSPSNTTRSRGASGEDFFVGADDDQLKQFQPLPEFIGNGSGTGIFKYPARSAMHGGRPPCLELRPHPLRETQVGKFLRNIACTDTQLWAGQECGVRFWSFENAYEAGRGLGGRVRRGDEDAAPFYESANTSPTLCLMADSANRLVWSGHKDGKIRSWKMDQHLDDANSHFKEGLSWQAHKGPVLSIVMSSYGDLWSGSENGIIRIWQWDVIEKSLSLSSEEKHMAALLVERACIDLRSQVTINGACSISSSDVKCLLADNVRAKIWCAQPLSFSIWDARTKELVKVFNTEGQIENRAELPSVQQQDQPVEDEMKVKFVHQSKKEKSGGFLQRSRNAIMGAADAVRRVATRGAGAFVDDTKRTEALVLTIDGMIWTGCSDGLLVQWDGNGNRLQEFSHHSSAVQCFCTFGTLVYVGYVSGMIQVLDLEGKMISAWVAHSNPVLKMAVGNGYVFSLANHGGIRGWSIASPGPIDSIIRSEVASRELEYTRRNSFRILVGTWNVGQGRASQHALKAWLGSAASDVGIIVVGLQEVEMGAGFLAMSAAKETVGLEGSAIGHWWLDNIGKALDEGKTFERMGSRQLAGLLISLWVRKNLRKHVGDVDAAAVPCGFGRAIGNKGGVGLRIRVLDRIMCFVNCHLAAHLEAVNRRNADFDHIFRNMAFGRSSNVTAAAGVSTASHTVKGTHAASTTHEESRLDLAEADMVVFLGDFNYRLFGISYDEARDFVSQRSFDWLREKDQLRAEMQAGKVFQGMREAVIAFPPTYKFARHQPGLAGYDSGEKKRIPAWCDRIIYRDNRSAPVSYCSLDCPVVSSIIQYEACMDVIESDHKPVRCKFHVQVAHVDRSVRRQEFGEVIRSNEKVRSILEQLAHVPETAISTNNICLQSQDTVVFRITNKDVEEKAIFRITCEGVCTVSDDREENTYHSRGLLGFPRWLEVTPAAGIIKQDHFVEVAVHHEDFRSLEELVDGIPQNWWSDDTRDKEATLSVNIQGSNRTETQSHQIVVRHCYSAKTVRIDSKSNNSWKGKRGSVHRSDLRQLSGSSDMVDDFRNF